ggtgtccgtgcagtggattttcatgcaaccactttaagacagtgggtatgagtgagataggcaccaccacctggttgttattcaactgcggtgtgttgcgggttttcctcgtcacggatctacacaggattttgtcctgtaggatataattctgctgcttatactttatggtattctttttccttcggatttccgggTTTAACGCAATGattgatttttctatttgcggatcttttcttgttccgtctgtaatagttcagcactccagcccagatcttcctgttcggatatagttttaacaacgggcatggaggttgagatatctattaattcagctaatggctcggtacaagatgaagaggggttgcgtgataatgcgtcagcaatgatatttgctttcccaggtaaataccccgatcctcgcgccaaagtcctgaatgatcatgtgccacgagttcgcttggggctgtgactaaagctttaaagaagtcggttaggggcttatgatcagtgagaaccttgacgggataccgtagattatgaatttaaagtgcacgagtgaattaacaatagcgagcccttcctgtCCATTACTGCATAtacttcggaaggtctcagtttacgtgaataaaaagctatagggaaaaaaacgatctatcatattgttgaagcaataccccacctactcctaggtctgaggcgtctgttgctatgaaaaattccttaccgaagtcaggaaatttcaagatagagaactacacagttcatctttcaatttatcgaacgcctgttgatgaatttcagaccatacgaaatctacgcccttttttataagatcggttaggggagcggctatgattgagtagttgcggatgaagcggcgatagtaaccgctgcatcctaaaaattgctgtattcccttgacgttagtaggtatcggaaagttacggatagccgacaccttatcgtggacgactttaagaccttcactagaaaccgtgaaacctagatagactagttctgtttaaaaaattcacacttacttatctttacccttaaattatgctgccttaacctttgtaacactaactccaatttacgtaaatgttcttctaatgtgttggaaaagattactaagtcatccatgtaggcatgtaggatatctcccaacaagtctccaaacacgacgtttatcatacgagtaaaagtgataggagcacaacgtaaaccaaaaggcatacgcaaaaattcataatgtcccctggctgtgctgaaggcgtgtatgggatactttctcttgttccatcggaatctgatgaaatccttttagtaagtctagctTGTGAagtatttattctggcctagtaaagataggatatcatcggtacatggtactggaatctgttcagggattgtttcttttcgtttaaacgacgaaaatctacgcatatccgccaagttcgatcttttttcggtactactattaacggaaaattataagggctgtttgatttcctaatgacgccttcctttaacattttacctacttcctctgttatctcattctgaaatttcataggaagtcggtacgaaggtacatagattactttctctttgttttccttgagcctgatttgatgctcgatgacatccgtttttcctaaggttccatttccgatagtggaaaaaacatcatgatatttagttaacagattcaaaaatttctgctgaatttcttcttcttgaatgtccttattgattttgttctttatagattgcaaaagggtttcatccgcgactgattgagcgtgatttatctcagctacggtaagaatgcgatgtttataaacttcggcatccaagatatgttgatttttgtggattactaaagtggtattcaaatgaatacagacttcgatattacattgttgttgtgagccgactgtataaacggcttgtgtgacggataatccgtgtgttttcagagtttcggaaaggattaatgtttcagatcctggcaaggttctttttacacgcactaatatatttgaagttacgttaggctcgagagtttgcgtgcaagctgatattacgggtgagcgagagttctgttgggttgcctgtattatttcttggttcatgagacaggtgattggtgccgtaatgtaagtgacaactctgcctgtctctttattatctaaaactgattttagggtattagaagacctatagaatttccctttgatatacacgccgtgttttgcaggtgctaagataatattttgagtgcccataagacggtatccgataattactgcgggaggACCATATTAATGTTTGTACAACTacaaaggtatcggctaacgtgcgcttaccgaccttgtactgtacatgagttatgCCCACAACATTTAGTTCATTATTCCCAAtacctgagagccttattccggacttttctatagggaaatttgaaaagagtaaatgatgagtccttaaattcCAAATCCATTAGATTACGTGGTACGgaaccagaatcaaagaacaaaaaagtgaactgacttatggtccaaatttactgcatgtaaggttggtcgcaaacgtcgttttgactaataattgcatgaatttgttgcaaatcaaatacgggaacctgcacagatttttttgattcggccgtgtgtttcataggaaaatcaattgtctcacaatgatctgataaatgattaaactgattatttgatacaaaagatgttgatattgatgacccaacatcgccctctccccccttggagtgaactacgtggtatttgttttgtttatcacaccctgaaaattcgcttgcccttgcgagttctggctagacggcccaggaacagaggtaacCTGAAGCACGacttgtttgtttctgctgttgtgcagaatttccgtttggttgtttcttcttatagtactgaggacccttctttttatttgcactcgcaactggttgcgtgtttgtagcatttgctgttgattcctcgagtagcaacggttatatgaatgagtgaactattgtgtattgaacaaaaaacgcgtccgacagtctgaaatcatgtgacctggtcgtttacagttataaacaaaccatccctgcaacttgattattattatgtaccacatttacttgttgtggcttgttctcattttttgcaaaaacttgaatgagcgaaggatctaggtcggtacatttagacatgtgttttttattttatttgtttatacacatctaattccgtactgtcgggctgcaattttttatcaaaacaccgtactaacgcttcaaggcaacattacagtgatagacgtaaggtagatcaaacggataaaatctttcacactttgattttagcacccgcaacccacccggagttacttaaactatcctgatattcatttagccggtcggcaattagcgccggcCCACAAAAAACGTCGAACAAAACATTGAGCTGAGTCCATGGAGGCTTGGTTTAAGGATTAATTTCTTTTCAACTGCcaccaatactacatctaaagcctcttcacccccatacacggcacgtaatctaatttgaactcgtcccatgtaagcgcttcttgaaAGAAACCaaacccccttagatacgcacttgcgtcgcctttcgcaaagtcaacgaagctcttggcctcctgtaattgtactgctgggtctgtgatgctttttgcatttaaatgagcgtctacagatgagatccatgcctcaacattttgaggcaggaacccattgacccgaccttgaaaagggacaatcgctgacctcgcgctaacgagagtcaccacgttggggttgccagccggagtagttgccatttcggctttcactttttttcttatcacttctattccttgcaatcacctatcaaaaatatctataagagtacactcgaccacctACGTAAACGcaataagcaatgtactgtataagtgtgttataataataggaaaatcccccaaaagatacaaaaatacagataatatgataaaatattatacggagaattcctgcaagaaatggttaatgacaactagaaagaaaaaaaaattaatctgcgggcgagaacctcgtagttgaagataggttctgtaatgaaggaagattaatacggcgaacaactcacccccagaatactggacgatcgactcttgatgaacaacacttcactgaggaaaagacctgaatagataaaaatggtacttagctccagattatattgcgaaggattgttgacatggatgacgtctcgcgtcggaagtcgtgatgacgtcacggtcttctctcggtgcacgatgctctgggaagtccaagattgatgacgtcacagcctccgtccttgcactactgcgtatagctgtccactctgcgtccttgctcgtgaacgggtgatgttccctgtgtttgttttccttcttcttccgttgatgttcaatgctgctctcgtccggtgtagattctcgaagataagtgacaacagttgctcaaacgtcagtgttaaatgcttgtattcctctcgatgaaggacatagttgcgtcttcataaactgttgcgttgattgagatcccgtttcctctgtttcgtttgatgttgacgTGGAAGTTAGTtctgtagaccttcggtcggctgatatgggtcctGTTAATTATGTTAGTTCTtcgtttatacgctgccaccacttcttatgtcttatcgcttggcgatagactttttgttctttccttacgactgtcattcgtaagtaatgtttggttcctctcatctcccttggatatcttagtagagaggttctttctgactagaggagatgattcaaacaggctagttgaacaagttaacaactttattctgtaactccatactaggagatgcagctcggtcggacgacgatatgtttgatagttggcgtggaactgccattctaaagcatcgcgtcgatagcggaacattagctatctcagcaattcatataaaaaacacatacgtagtctgccgctcggaagttacaagtttccggcgtaggttaacaggtcaaccgcttcccatggaagttgttgtgcaaagttatcataacataaaaaatgttgacaaagcttagagctagatcaggctactgcagacagcgcatagcgtaatctaggtctgctttggtcacgtaaaaccctcctaatgccatgaccccaggtcactggtttatatataatgtaattcttacacatACACGGCATTAGCAGACGTTGCTGATAAAttttaagagaaagaaaagttATCTTCAGGAATTGGACTGTTACCAAAATGCCGAGTTTATGACACTTAATATGACGTTGCAAACTTCAAACCCAGCCTATAATatgcctctattattattatcacacttTTAAAGCAGTGACAGTATTCAATTACTTTTTAGTATTCACGTCTCAAGAGTAAATAAACCGATATACCCAGTTTCGTGAGAGTTATCGATTCAGCAATCACTGATTAATGATTTTGTcttaaggtggcctcacactaggccttcTTTTTCTCCAGCATATCTGCTGCtgaaaatggaaaaccgggagcttttagcttcCCAACCTGGACGGGAAGCAGCAAGCACGAACTGTGAGTGACCGCGTAGtgaaaacaaacaagatggctgctgctgatagggcaaacgctcagacctttggcttccaTTCTCCTAAGCCACTCTCGAACtaacaaacgttttttgttactcctGCTTGCATTCATGTAAGATTccaagaaaacacatcactgcagcacatcttgcccCAGTCCAACAAGTTTTTAGGTAAACCTCATATATTGATCAGTATTCATGCCAATATTGTTTTGTAACattggaatatgtcggaggatgatgtatctatcATAAGAATGCCTTTGTTCATAGCTGACATGCCGTATATGCCATATGGTTTTAGTCCCCTTTCGAGGCCCAATTctgtgtttttttgcaaaaagcaaagttaataCATACTCAATTCATGTAGGACAGCATGCAAatagctaattagtatagttttgtgatATTGGAAAATGTAGGATGGTGTGCGTATCATATGCATGACTCtggagtggctgagatgccatatatcgccAACATGGTTCATTTTCCTTTGAGTGCCACTTTCtagttttttttgcaaaaagcaaagttattagggAACCCTTACATATCAAATAGTGTTCATGCTAGAGAAGTTTTGTAATGCTGGAATATGTTggaggatgatgtatctatcatatgaatgcctttgttcatgGCTGACACGCTGTAAtatggccatatggtccattccccttcaagtgccaatttctgtgctttttttgcaaaaagcaaagttattatgtactcatttcatgtagaacagtgtgcataatagctaattagaatagttttgttatatatgaaaatgttgtaGGATGGTATATATCACCATATGGTTCATTTTCCTTTGAGTgccactttctgtttttttttgcaagaagCAAAGTGATTAGGTAAACCttgcatattgaacagtgttcatgttagtatagttttgttttattattggaatatgtgggaggatggtgtgtttcATCGCATGCATGACcagggcattggctgagatgccctaagTTGCCATATGGTCCAATTCTGTTTGAGTTCCacattttgtgcttttttttgcaaaaaaacaaagttataataactaaattgatgtaggacagtgtttattatataactaattagtatagttttgctCTATTATTGGAATATGCGGGAGGATGGTGTATTTTATCACGTGCATGCCCGGGGCATTGGTtgaaatgccccaagttgccATATGGTCCAGTTCCGTTCAAGTgccaaattttgtgtttttttgcaaaaaacaaagtTATGATAGTTAAATTCATAAAGGGCAGTGTTTGttttatataactaattagtatagttttgcaTTTTATTGGATTATGTGGGAGGATGATGTGTTTATCACATGCTTGCccggggcattggctgagatgcccatATATGGTCATATGTCAGAGTTTCCCacgagtgctcatttctaatgttttttttcagttatcagcaatgGCCACGAAGAGACAGAGACCTCTGGATGGAGATGCTATCAACGCACTTCTCTTTCAATTTGAAAGTGATGTTGAGGACAACCTGGAGGTTGAGTctgaggacgaggaggaggaggcagccgCCATGTTTGTGGAAGAAAAGGACGTGGATGACCCGAATCAGGGACAAGCTGCATTGGAGGAAgatgaggagaaggaagaggagactGTACCTCTTGACCTCTCCCGGGGGATGGGGATGACGCCGACGGGGGGTGAGGCATCGGGGGTTAGAGGGACTGTCCCCGTTGTTGTTACTACAACACCAACAACAGTAACTGCCACACCTACACCTGGACCGTCAACCTCTCAGGATGAGAACATGCTCTCCCCGGTCGAGATTAggagcaggaagaggaggaggggtgacTTCCAACTAGCCTGGGGAGCTCCTATTTAGCACATCGGACCTGAGGTTGTTGAAGATCGTGATGGGACGAGGTGGCGGAGACACCCAAatacctccctcccccctttgtTTATGCCGAGGATTGAACCTAGGGGTCCCACCGATGCCACCGTTGTGGTAGTAAGAGATAGCGACATTTTCTCGCTCTTTTTGTCTGACCACATGCTAGCAAAGATTGTTTTGCGTTCCAATGATCTACTTGCCCATTTGAGGAGTAATTATCATCATAAGGGCAATGTTGCCCTCAGGGACATGGACCTGAGGGAACTGAAGGCGTTCATTGGGATCCTGATAATGTCGTCAGTAAGGTCAGACAATCACACCACAATGAGTGACATGTGGGACCTTCCAGAGGGCAATCGTTTGTACCGGTGTACAATGAGCGAGCGTCATTTCACCCTGCTGATGAGAGTTCTTCGGTTCAACCATTCAGCCACCAGAGTGGAGAGGGTGAGGACAGATCACCTTGCCCCAAATCAGAAACTCTTCAACCATGTGGTGGCTAATTGTCAGAAGAAGTACTCCCCAGGGCCTCATCTCACCGTTGAGGAACAGCTTATCCCATTTAGGGGCCGCTGTCCCTTTAGGATGTACATTCAAAGTAAGCAAGCCAGCTGCTCAGTCGCTCTCTTCAGTCTTCACTAAAGTTCTTAGCTTGAGATAAGATGTGAGAGTAAGTCGGGTCTGAGGGCTGTCCACCTGAATGTCAGTTTCCACCAAGTGACCAGAAATATTCAATACTTAGCTAGGGCATTTGTT
The sequence above is a segment of the Macrobrachium nipponense isolate FS-2020 chromosome 2, ASM1510439v2, whole genome shotgun sequence genome. Coding sequences within it:
- the LOC135221138 gene encoding uncharacterized protein LOC135221138 — protein: MPRIEPRGPTDATVVVVRDSDIFSLFLSDHMLAKIVLRSNDLLAHLRSNYHHKGNVALRDMDLRELKAFIGILIMSSVRSDNHTTMSDMWDLPEGNRLYRCTMSERHFTLLMRVLRFNHSATRVERVRTDHLAPNQKLFNHVVANCQKKYSPGPHLTVEEQLIPFRGRCPFRMYIQSKQASCSVALFSLH